Proteins co-encoded in one Arachis stenosperma cultivar V10309 chromosome 7, arast.V10309.gnm1.PFL2, whole genome shotgun sequence genomic window:
- the LOC130940797 gene encoding protein ACCELERATED CELL DEATH 6-like has translation MNQDTASEQSFDSEYSERLSGYSSVASGDESVLLIAKHCEHERLELLEEVYHQARGEAAAYSSSTILKEFKSPTTGNTALHIAALYGNDEMADLAVQQELDLIFSLNENDDTPLHVAARAGHFSTIKRLLDAYWIGSNNNVANLLELMKMKNKKGNIMLHEAMMSGSGSQGSMIFDVLEAYTTTGEGESISLSQSCYELALDEVNKERKSVLYVAVEAGLMEAVNRILDKCPESATPKGTSPLLVAMLNKNKEMLETIVERKDEWIHLRDPYGALALHFAAEIGYHEGVILLNEKCKTCKIDRDNNGYLPLHLAARQGHVQVVKELLQHCPELDEMLDRDLNNILHIAAESGKLDVVRYILQTPQLEKMIHQQNKHGDTPLHVATRESRASIVYALTWDDRVKINELNSRKKTPLDIAFTKYFNEGQIPSLKQSLTRIALQSAGAKAPFSALESAGGKARFSAESVGSYSVSETEQFRDRVESLSVISTLVLTASVAACLAVPGEADGTAKNLHKAMFHLFIFSITVSLFSSIGATIILIWGRFGMFELLNLSMEVAMPLLGTALITLSLAFMAGIYTVVSKLTWLATTFVIVTSTFVGIIFVLYILLFLPSSSTWKISRYISYYPFIFLASLAEKQRVPRFLSTLAGMPRPLKPTIY, from the exons ATGAACCAGGATACAGC ATCGGAGCAGTCATTCGATTCGGAGTATTCCGAGAGACTCTCAGGGTACTCCTCTGTAGCCAGTGGTGACGAAAGTGTCCTTTTGATCGCGAAGCATTGTGAACATGAGAGGCTGGAATTGCTTGAAGAAGTGTATCATCAAGCAAGAGGGGAGGCAGCAGCCTATTCTTCCTCTACCATCTTGAAAGAATTCAAGAGCCCTACTACCGGGAACACGGCGCTACACATAGCCGCTTTGTATGGCAATGATGAGATGGCGGATCTCGCTGTGCAACAAGAGCTTGATCTAATATTCTCCCTCAACGAAAACGATGACACTCCCCTGCATGTTGCTGCAAGAGCTGGCCATTTCTCCACTATTAAAAGGCTCTTGGATGCTTATTGGATCGGGTCCAACAACAATGTGGCAAATCTATTGGAACTAATGAAGATGAAGAACAAGAAAGGGAACATTATGTTGCACGAGGCCATGATGAGTGGTAGCGGCAGCCAAGGGAGTATGATTTTCGATGTACTTGAAGCATACACCACTACTGGAGAAGGGGAATCAATATCATTGTCACAGTCTTGTTATGAATTAGCGTTGGATGAGGTAAACAAGGAACGTAAATCGGTGTTGTACGTGGCCGTTGAAGCTGGTCTCATGGAAGCTGTTAACAGAATCTTGGACAAATGCCCCGAGAGTGCCACGCCAAAGGGAACATCACCCCTTCTAGTAGCCATGCTGAACAAGAATAAAG AGATGCTGGAAACCATAGTGGAAAGGAAGGACGAATGGATACATTTAAGGGATCCGTATGGAGCGCTTGCTCTTCATTTTGCGGCAGAAATAGGTTACCATGAAGGTGTCATTCTTCTAAATGAGAAATGCAAGACTTGTAAAATTGACAGAGACAACAACGGCTACCTGCCACTTCATCTAGCGGCTCGTCAAGGCCATGTGCAAGTGGTTAAGGAACTCTTACAACACTGTCCAGAGCTTGACGAGATGCTTGACAGGGATCTCAACAATATTCTTCACATTGCAGCTGAAAGTGGAAAGCTTGATGTGGTGCGATACATCCTTCAAACACCACAACTTGAGAAGATGATACATCAGCAGAATAAGCATGGAGACACACCTTTGCACGTGGCGACAAGGGAGTCCCGTGCTAGCATTGTCTATGCTTTAACATGGGATGACAGGGTTAAAATTAATGAGCTCAACTCAAGGAAGAAAACACCTCTTGACATTGCATTTACAAAGTATTTCAATGAGGGACAAATTCCATCCCTAAAACAG TCACTTACACGGATAGCATTACAATCTGCTGGTGCAAAAGCACCATTCTCAGCATTAGAATCTGCAGGTGGAAAAGCACGATTCTCAGCTGAATCAGTTGGATCGTATAGCGTCTCTGAAACAGAGCAATTCAGAGACAGAGTAGAGTCATTGAGTGTGATCTCAACCCTCGTACTAACAGCTTCGGTGGCAGCATGTTTGGCCGTGCCGGGCGAGGCAGATGGCACGGCCAAAAACCTGCACAAGGCCATGTTCCACTTGTTCATCTTCTCCATCACAGTGTCTCTCTTTAGCTCCATCGGTGCCACAATTATACTCATTTGGGGAAGGTTCGGAATGTTTGAGCTGTTGAATCTTTCTATGGAGGTGGCAATGCCGCTTCTTGGAACCGCTCTCATAACGCTATCTCTGGCATTCATGGCTGGTATCTACACAGTTGTAAGCAAACTCACATGGCTGGCCACAACCTTTGTGATTGTAACTTCCACTTTCGTGGGCATTATTTTTGTCTTGTATATCCTCCTGTTTCTTCCTTCATCATCTACATGGAAGATCTCACGCTACATTTCCTACTACCCCTTTATTTTTCTAGCATCACTAGCTGAGAAGCAACGCGTACCCCGTTTTTTGTCTACCTTAGCTGGCATGCCAAGACCTCTTAAACCAACCATCTATTAG